The proteins below come from a single Bryobacter aggregatus MPL3 genomic window:
- a CDS encoding PSD1 and planctomycete cytochrome C domain-containing protein: MRWIVILTGTIVCASAQDKRELVEQFEMKVRPILAKSCYGCHTQAAMGGLRMDSREGLLQGGKSGAAVVEGKPEASLLIQAIEQTHDKLKMPPSGKLPQTEIDLIAKWVRDGAVYPERMQKAAPAGAEVELTAEQRAFWSFQPVRKVSPPAVKNEKWARTPIDRFILARLEKDGVAPSKAADRRTLLRRATFDLTGLPPTPAETKAFVDDPSPKAWEKVIDRLLASPHYGERWGRYWLDVARYADDKLNSTQDEPYPNAFRYRNWVIDAFNRDLPYNQFVKAQIAGDLMPSKDPNQFAAGTGFFALSPEMQDERVDALTRGFLGLTVACAQCHDHKFDPIPTKDFYSLQGILNSSELHETPLADAEVVKTYAAQKKDMEIVEKRVKDFYENQSRILGDVLGSQTATYLMGTQGYGDLKSLDEETLTRWKKYVESDRIYHPFLNQFRLLAKAKAPEAELRKEAEKFELTVLAVNEEKKLVDEKNKVLLGVDPTRNDLSQTQLVAMDRDKIVLWRDLFERSITDAGGGFRYNTGVMYYGKGTIERFLGGAWKAYLDDQTKLEQAKRKALPEQYAFLQTLSDKEKPADMKIYVRGDRNNQGDLAPRRFLAILSGKDRALFHQGSGRLQLAEAMVDPSNPLTPRVIVNRVWQQHFGRGIVATPSNFGQLGERPTHPELLDYLAATFVEGGWSLKKLHKAILMSTTYGLSVETVEANLNKDPDNKLFWRANRRRVDAETLRDSLLFASGELDLTPVVAAKPQKLDDDKNARRTVYGFISRRKVDGMLALFDFPNPQATSESRMSTLVPPQRLFLMNSPFVESRATALSKRLSGTEEEKVKQAYRILYCREPDATELKLGVQFLGGADWTQYARVLLGSNEFLFVN; the protein is encoded by the coding sequence ATGCGTTGGATCGTGATTCTGACCGGGACCATTGTATGCGCAAGTGCGCAGGACAAACGAGAGCTTGTCGAACAGTTCGAGATGAAAGTGCGGCCCATTCTCGCGAAGAGTTGCTATGGCTGTCATACGCAAGCCGCCATGGGCGGGCTGCGGATGGATTCGCGGGAAGGGTTGTTGCAGGGTGGGAAGTCTGGAGCTGCGGTGGTGGAAGGGAAACCGGAAGCCAGCTTATTGATCCAAGCCATCGAGCAAACGCATGACAAATTGAAGATGCCTCCGTCGGGCAAGCTGCCACAGACGGAGATCGACTTGATCGCGAAGTGGGTGCGGGACGGAGCGGTGTATCCGGAGAGGATGCAAAAGGCAGCGCCTGCGGGCGCCGAGGTCGAACTCACCGCGGAGCAACGCGCGTTCTGGAGTTTTCAGCCGGTTCGCAAAGTGAGTCCTCCCGCGGTGAAGAATGAGAAGTGGGCGCGGACGCCGATCGATCGATTCATCCTGGCGCGTCTGGAGAAGGATGGCGTTGCTCCGTCCAAGGCCGCGGATCGCCGCACGCTGCTGCGCCGCGCGACCTTTGATCTGACTGGATTGCCGCCGACACCCGCGGAGACCAAAGCTTTTGTGGACGATCCGTCGCCCAAAGCCTGGGAGAAGGTGATCGATCGTTTGCTTGCCTCGCCGCATTATGGCGAGCGCTGGGGCCGCTACTGGCTAGACGTTGCCCGCTATGCCGATGACAAGCTGAACTCAACCCAGGATGAGCCGTATCCGAACGCGTTCCGGTATCGCAACTGGGTGATCGATGCCTTCAATCGCGACTTACCCTACAACCAGTTTGTAAAGGCGCAGATCGCAGGAGATCTGATGCCGTCCAAGGACCCGAATCAGTTTGCCGCAGGGACCGGATTCTTTGCGTTGAGTCCGGAAATGCAGGATGAACGTGTCGATGCTCTGACACGTGGATTCCTGGGTCTGACGGTAGCTTGCGCGCAGTGCCACGATCATAAGTTCGATCCGATTCCGACCAAGGATTTTTATTCGCTGCAGGGGATCTTGAACTCGAGCGAACTGCATGAAACGCCGCTCGCCGATGCCGAGGTCGTCAAGACTTATGCCGCGCAGAAGAAGGACATGGAGATTGTCGAGAAGCGGGTGAAGGATTTCTATGAGAACCAGTCCCGGATTCTTGGGGATGTTCTTGGCTCCCAGACCGCGACTTATCTGATGGGGACGCAGGGCTATGGCGACCTCAAGAGTCTCGACGAGGAGACGCTGACGCGCTGGAAGAAGTATGTGGAGAGCGATCGGATCTATCATCCCTTTCTGAATCAGTTCCGGCTGCTGGCGAAGGCGAAAGCGCCTGAGGCCGAACTGCGGAAAGAGGCGGAGAAGTTTGAGTTGACGGTGCTCGCCGTCAATGAAGAGAAGAAGCTGGTGGATGAGAAGAACAAGGTTCTTCTTGGCGTGGACCCGACGCGAAACGATCTTTCTCAAACCCAACTGGTGGCGATGGATCGCGACAAGATTGTGTTGTGGCGCGATCTGTTTGAGCGATCGATTACCGACGCGGGCGGTGGATTCCGTTACAACACCGGCGTGATGTACTACGGGAAGGGAACGATCGAACGCTTTCTCGGTGGCGCCTGGAAAGCTTATCTCGACGACCAGACGAAGCTGGAGCAGGCCAAGCGCAAGGCCTTGCCCGAACAGTATGCCTTCCTCCAGACTCTCTCTGATAAGGAGAAGCCTGCGGATATGAAGATCTATGTGCGCGGGGATCGGAACAACCAGGGGGATCTTGCGCCTCGGCGTTTCCTCGCGATTCTGAGCGGCAAGGATCGCGCGCTCTTCCATCAGGGAAGTGGGCGGCTACAACTGGCGGAAGCGATGGTAGACCCCTCCAATCCACTCACTCCGCGCGTGATCGTGAATCGAGTGTGGCAGCAACACTTTGGCCGTGGGATTGTTGCGACTCCCAGTAACTTTGGGCAGCTTGGGGAACGGCCCACGCACCCGGAGTTACTGGACTATCTTGCCGCGACCTTTGTCGAAGGTGGTTGGAGCTTGAAGAAGCTGCACAAGGCGATTCTGATGAGTACAACCTATGGACTGTCGGTGGAAACGGTAGAGGCGAACCTCAATAAGGACCCGGACAACAAGCTGTTCTGGCGTGCGAACCGGCGTCGCGTAGATGCTGAGACCTTACGCGATTCCTTGTTGTTTGCCTCCGGGGAACTGGATCTCACGCCGGTGGTGGCAGCCAAGCCGCAGAAGCTGGATGATGACAAGAATGCAAGGCGTACGGTGTACGGATTCATTAGCCGCCGTAAGGTGGACGGGATGCTGGCGCTGTTTGACTTCCCCAATCCGCAGGCGACCAGCGAGAGCCGCATGTCGACTCTGGTGCCACCGCAGCGCCTGTTTCTGATGAATAGTCCGTTTGTGGAGAGCCGTGCGACCGCACTGTCGAAGAGGCTGAGTGGGACCGAAGAAGAGAAGGTGAAGCAGGCTTATCGCATTCTCTATTGCCGGGAGCCGGACGCGACGGAGCTCAAGCTTGGCGTGCAGTTTCTGGGTGGCGCCGATTGGACGCAGTATGCCCGCGTGCTGTTGGGCTCGAACGAATTCTTGTTTGTGAACTGA
- a CDS encoding DUF1501 domain-containing protein has product MERRKFLETVGAGFGMYGLAGILEGASTNPLAVRAPHFPAKAKRIIYLFLNGGPSQVDTFDPKPMLAKYHGKPMPAGNLKTERKTGNLMQSPFEFRRCGKSGIEVSEIFPKLGGVIDEFCVIRSMYTDRPNHEPSLLLLNSGDKLPGRPSMGSWVTYGLGSENQNLPGYVVLCPGLPVLGHQNWAANFLPAVYQGTYIPLTEKDPKKLISYIRNSSLTPEKQRKELDLLEQLNQHHMAKEGHDSQLEATIQSAEIAFRMQAEAPDAFDITKEPEAVRARYGDSDFGRGALIARRLIERGVRMVQLYHGNFQPWDTHDDIELHRPLADQSDGAIAALIQDLKASGLLDETIVLVGGEFGRTPAVEVGGLVKVQNGRDHNNHGFSYLVAGGGFKGGTVYGSTDEFGFAAQENKVHIHDLHATVLNQMGLDHTKLTYRYSGRDYRLTDVAGNVVKGVIA; this is encoded by the coding sequence ATGGAACGACGCAAATTTCTCGAAACGGTGGGCGCGGGCTTTGGGATGTATGGCCTGGCGGGAATCCTCGAAGGCGCCAGCACGAATCCGCTCGCGGTGCGCGCGCCGCATTTTCCGGCTAAGGCGAAACGGATCATCTATCTGTTCCTGAACGGCGGCCCGTCGCAGGTGGATACCTTCGATCCGAAGCCGATGCTGGCGAAGTATCACGGCAAGCCGATGCCTGCCGGGAATCTGAAGACGGAGCGCAAGACGGGCAACCTGATGCAGAGTCCGTTTGAGTTCCGGCGTTGCGGCAAGAGCGGCATCGAGGTGAGCGAGATTTTCCCGAAGCTCGGCGGGGTGATCGACGAGTTCTGTGTCATCCGGTCGATGTATACAGACCGGCCGAATCATGAGCCTTCGCTGTTGTTGTTGAACAGCGGCGACAAGCTTCCGGGGCGTCCGAGCATGGGCTCCTGGGTGACCTACGGATTGGGAAGCGAGAATCAGAATCTTCCGGGCTATGTGGTGCTTTGCCCAGGTCTTCCCGTGCTGGGACATCAGAATTGGGCAGCGAACTTTTTGCCCGCTGTCTACCAGGGAACCTATATTCCCCTCACGGAGAAGGATCCGAAGAAGCTGATTTCCTACATTCGGAATTCCTCGCTTACGCCGGAGAAGCAACGCAAGGAACTCGATCTGCTCGAGCAACTGAATCAGCATCACATGGCGAAAGAGGGACACGATTCGCAACTGGAGGCGACCATCCAGTCGGCGGAGATTGCCTTCCGCATGCAGGCGGAGGCGCCCGATGCATTTGATATCACGAAGGAGCCGGAGGCCGTGCGGGCTCGCTATGGGGACAGCGACTTTGGCCGTGGCGCTCTGATCGCCCGGCGACTGATCGAGCGTGGTGTGCGCATGGTACAGCTCTATCACGGCAACTTCCAGCCCTGGGACACGCATGACGACATCGAATTGCATCGTCCGCTTGCCGACCAGAGCGATGGCGCGATTGCGGCGTTGATTCAAGACTTGAAGGCAAGTGGCTTGCTCGACGAGACTATCGTTTTGGTGGGTGGTGAGTTCGGCCGCACTCCTGCGGTTGAGGTGGGTGGCTTGGTGAAGGTGCAGAACGGACGGGACCACAATAATCACGGCTTCAGCTACCTGGTGGCGGGCGGTGGTTTTAAGGGCGGGACGGTGTACGGTTCGACAGACGAGTTTGGGTTTGCGGCGCAGGAGAACAAGGTGCATATCCATGACCTGCACGCGACCGTTCTGAACCAAATGGGACTGGATCACACCAAGCTCACCTATCGCTATAGCGGCCGCGACTACCGGCTGACGGATGTGGCCGGGAATGTGGTGAAGGGCGTGATCGCTTAA
- a CDS encoding HEAT repeat domain-containing protein: MRYFFFIASLVWANALPAQTTFSGLFEKSVTLRTGEVVEVSAGLSAPSKLAPNTRISVEFGGLRKVVHALDPDFFVYFRAPKAGVYTLKAKAVQDEEAIFNLPRWRETGSIGLLKPYPKSTPWPQGLSVPWRAEIQPVSLGKSTRGMTLEVEPNNSIAEAQPIVIGDTGGDENRHIVGSADDIEYFDNGVVTKGQGDDWFRLEFKGKQAKLFTANLMLPDPFVVARLRMYTADGKEYKDGQNENERVHQQLEEHRTAMTRRFVPGGVYYLAVEANSPGYEVELRIRDLAPYTDPRKAVQQGMYDHMTQVHAWLLNRPRGASVDRRIRDTGSLLGTICMSCHTQSSVWGPALPVLNGYPLESTHNARQLINLMYECLRPTNTLVEAANNTSLSPLDLGDGPAGTRAAGFNVVMAEMLTPAKRLHSTQQLRTANFMLQSADPSGINAAGPGSNYGQAVVYRFAGTILERAWRDTKNPKYFEALEEKAEKLLALQAKYVDDYGNRVEFFRKIFPYAGHRLEPQILKQLHDDEWAIRKAQRAEGCWGFHEKTECDAAPTALALTAFGALGFDDRDPAVKKGVDWLLKTQDPYGRWNKAALTGFVTTAYVEHALGRLYPMQPKPIDRKTLEPVAGESVLDTIARFRALAQLGMNPEDRQYSELVMAGAKSPVAAVRYYAQMALGALRDDRGIQLQLAGAGDSSKMVREAARWGLRQSLLDDKGWDSLFAASQKGDDRTRETIAGALVMRADAVMSRSSVGFDRLTRNLDRMMNEDPSPAVRAWATRAAWNWWIYNPPVRNAVNAAMVRALEREEPSVLAENAMRYQVEALFIANGQRANPSKEHQYPELAPLFDTISKKLDKQPSERLIERLTAIAATYYNQAGGDGGPGQMGYITENAAPMMGKAVLAFWEKSEAQQDPLRLKLSIEAAANIVYDPLQKKLLAYASTGPENLRTMASTSIADPRLITLPASQEFMEPLMEQFYRGAGEPERRAEIVSPLIKLFQRARWNMPKSAEQQQIFYKLLLPSWDAARGQLTENTRPLAQMDKDPTDWYVAQQISNVINFNPDLQTTTLFNAFPKSFTTPMQERLWVQSVRWTLRFGQEVPEVGAPQQLPAEFAGLRNQSTDLFLKALETPVDSRIKRAALDLAADPIVRTNPRLQPALAKAVPQYFEREPAEIAKLSPGWRKNWEYFRDWVAPELTKPNREDQQSCLGCHGLPGRVPSMELAPNDDRGYVKMTGLVHIYKTLLERVNENSVEESKLLRKPLNVQSGKEDGHQGGRRFNPNDPGYKILEQWVKDAARLKGAKVSASR; this comes from the coding sequence ATGCGGTACTTTTTTTTCATTGCTAGTCTTGTTTGGGCCAATGCGCTGCCTGCTCAAACCACTTTTAGTGGTTTATTTGAAAAGTCGGTGACTCTGCGCACCGGAGAGGTGGTGGAAGTCTCAGCCGGCTTGAGCGCGCCTTCGAAATTGGCTCCGAATACGCGGATTTCCGTCGAGTTTGGTGGCCTTCGGAAAGTTGTTCATGCGCTCGATCCTGATTTTTTCGTCTACTTCCGTGCGCCGAAAGCGGGTGTCTATACCCTGAAGGCAAAGGCGGTGCAGGACGAGGAGGCGATCTTTAATCTGCCCCGCTGGAGAGAGACCGGAAGCATTGGACTGCTGAAGCCCTATCCGAAATCGACGCCTTGGCCGCAGGGATTGAGTGTTCCGTGGCGTGCGGAGATCCAGCCGGTGTCCTTGGGGAAATCAACACGCGGCATGACCCTCGAAGTGGAGCCGAATAACTCGATCGCCGAGGCACAGCCAATTGTGATCGGTGATACCGGAGGCGATGAGAATCGCCATATTGTCGGGTCTGCAGATGACATTGAGTACTTTGATAACGGTGTGGTGACCAAGGGCCAGGGCGACGATTGGTTCCGCCTGGAGTTCAAGGGCAAGCAAGCGAAATTGTTTACCGCGAATCTGATGTTGCCAGATCCGTTTGTGGTGGCCCGGCTGCGGATGTATACGGCCGATGGCAAGGAATACAAAGACGGGCAGAACGAGAATGAGCGGGTCCACCAGCAACTGGAAGAACATCGGACGGCGATGACGCGCCGCTTTGTTCCGGGTGGCGTCTATTATCTGGCGGTGGAGGCGAATTCGCCAGGCTATGAAGTAGAGTTGCGCATTCGCGATCTGGCTCCTTACACCGATCCGCGCAAGGCCGTGCAGCAGGGGATGTACGATCACATGACGCAGGTGCATGCGTGGCTCCTGAACCGGCCGCGCGGCGCCTCAGTCGATCGCAGGATCCGGGATACGGGATCGTTGCTGGGCACCATCTGCATGAGCTGCCATACGCAGTCGAGTGTCTGGGGACCGGCGTTACCTGTGTTGAACGGCTATCCGCTCGAGTCGACGCACAATGCCCGCCAACTGATCAATCTGATGTACGAGTGTCTGCGTCCGACCAATACCTTGGTGGAGGCCGCGAACAATACCAGCTTGTCGCCGCTCGATCTTGGTGATGGTCCGGCTGGTACGCGCGCCGCAGGCTTCAATGTTGTGATGGCCGAGATGCTGACGCCGGCAAAGCGATTGCACTCGACGCAGCAACTCCGGACGGCGAACTTCATGCTGCAGTCTGCCGACCCGAGCGGCATCAATGCGGCTGGGCCTGGATCGAATTATGGACAGGCGGTGGTCTATCGCTTTGCGGGGACGATTCTCGAGCGCGCCTGGCGCGATACAAAGAATCCGAAGTACTTTGAGGCACTGGAAGAGAAGGCAGAGAAGCTGCTGGCATTGCAGGCCAAGTACGTTGATGACTATGGGAACCGCGTCGAATTCTTCCGCAAGATTTTTCCTTATGCCGGGCATCGCCTGGAGCCGCAGATTCTGAAGCAGCTGCATGACGATGAGTGGGCGATTCGCAAGGCGCAACGGGCTGAGGGTTGCTGGGGTTTTCATGAGAAGACCGAGTGTGACGCCGCACCTACGGCTCTCGCGCTGACGGCATTTGGGGCGCTTGGTTTTGACGATCGCGACCCCGCGGTGAAGAAGGGCGTCGATTGGTTGTTGAAGACCCAGGATCCCTATGGACGGTGGAACAAGGCGGCTCTGACCGGCTTTGTGACGACGGCTTATGTTGAGCATGCGCTGGGACGGCTCTACCCGATGCAGCCGAAGCCCATTGACCGCAAGACGCTTGAGCCGGTGGCCGGGGAGAGTGTGCTTGATACGATTGCCCGTTTCCGGGCCCTTGCGCAGCTCGGGATGAACCCGGAGGACCGGCAGTACAGCGAACTGGTGATGGCTGGTGCAAAGAGCCCTGTGGCTGCGGTGCGTTATTACGCACAAATGGCGCTGGGAGCGCTGCGGGATGATCGCGGAATTCAGTTGCAGTTGGCTGGAGCGGGCGATTCGTCGAAGATGGTGCGTGAGGCGGCTCGCTGGGGCCTTCGCCAATCTTTGCTCGATGACAAGGGTTGGGATTCGCTGTTTGCCGCGAGCCAAAAAGGCGACGACCGGACGCGCGAGACGATTGCCGGCGCACTCGTGATGCGGGCCGATGCCGTGATGTCGCGCTCGAGTGTGGGTTTTGACCGGCTGACGCGGAATCTCGATCGGATGATGAATGAGGATCCCTCGCCTGCGGTGCGGGCCTGGGCGACACGTGCGGCCTGGAATTGGTGGATCTACAACCCACCGGTGCGGAACGCCGTGAATGCGGCGATGGTACGGGCACTTGAGCGGGAGGAGCCGAGCGTGTTGGCGGAGAACGCGATGCGCTATCAGGTGGAGGCGCTGTTTATTGCGAATGGCCAGCGGGCGAACCCGAGCAAGGAACACCAGTACCCCGAACTCGCACCACTCTTTGACACGATCTCAAAGAAGCTCGATAAGCAGCCGTCTGAGCGCTTGATCGAAAGGCTGACCGCGATTGCTGCTACCTATTACAACCAGGCGGGCGGCGACGGCGGGCCGGGCCAGATGGGCTACATCACCGAGAATGCGGCGCCGATGATGGGCAAGGCCGTACTGGCGTTTTGGGAGAAGAGCGAGGCGCAGCAGGATCCGTTGCGCTTGAAGCTCTCGATTGAGGCTGCCGCGAATATTGTCTACGATCCGTTGCAGAAGAAGCTGCTGGCCTATGCTTCCACTGGTCCCGAGAATCTGCGCACGATGGCTTCGACTTCGATCGCTGATCCACGGCTGATCACCTTGCCTGCGAGCCAGGAGTTCATGGAGCCGTTGATGGAGCAGTTCTATCGCGGGGCAGGGGAGCCGGAGCGGCGGGCGGAGATTGTGTCGCCATTAATCAAACTATTCCAGCGGGCCCGCTGGAATATGCCGAAGTCGGCGGAGCAGCAGCAGATCTTCTATAAGCTGTTGTTGCCGAGCTGGGATGCCGCGCGGGGCCAGTTGACGGAGAATACCCGTCCGCTCGCGCAGATGGATAAGGACCCGACCGATTGGTATGTCGCCCAGCAGATCAGCAATGTCATCAACTTCAATCCAGACCTCCAGACGACGACACTGTTCAACGCATTTCCCAAGAGCTTTACGACTCCGATGCAGGAGCGGCTCTGGGTGCAGTCCGTGCGTTGGACCTTGCGCTTTGGGCAGGAGGTGCCTGAGGTGGGAGCGCCGCAGCAGTTGCCTGCGGAGTTTGCCGGGTTGCGGAATCAATCCACAGATCTCTTTTTGAAAGCGCTGGAAACGCCTGTCGATTCGAGGATCAAGCGTGCGGCTTTGGACCTTGCTGCCGATCCGATTGTCCGGACGAACCCACGGTTGCAGCCTGCCTTGGCGAAGGCCGTGCCGCAGTACTTCGAACGTGAACCGGCTGAGATTGCCAAACTGAGTCCGGGATGGCGCAAGAACTGGGAGTATTTCCGGGACTGGGTGGCTCCGGAATTAACGAAGCCGAATCGGGAGGATCAGCAGTCGTGTCTCGGCTGTCATGGCTTGCCGGGGCGTGTGCCTTCGATGGAGTTGGCGCCGAATGATGATCGTGGTTATGTGAAGATGACGGGCCTGGTTCACATTTACAAGACGCTTCTGGAGCGTGTGAATGAGAACTCGGTGGAGGAATCGAAGCTGTTGCGCAAGCCGCTCAATGTGCAGAGTGGCAAAGAGGATGGTCACCAGGGAGGAAGACGCTTCAATCCAAATGATCCGGGCTACAAGATTCTCGAGCAGTGGGTGAAGGATGCGGCGCGCTTGAAGGGGGCAAAGGTTTCAGCCAGCCGGTGA
- the bfr gene encoding bacterioferritin encodes MQGNPEVVKYLQEVLVGELTAINQYFLHAEMLENWGYKGLAAYTKKESIGEMRHAEAAMERILFLDALPNMQELFQLKIGQNVKQMHENDLQLEYDAVARLNKAIAAAVAAGDNGSRELFERILTDEEEHVDFLEAQLTLIEQMGLPNYLAQQLGDDLGKS; translated from the coding sequence ATGCAGGGAAATCCAGAAGTTGTGAAGTATTTACAAGAGGTCCTCGTGGGCGAGCTCACGGCGATCAACCAGTATTTCCTTCACGCCGAAATGTTAGAAAACTGGGGCTACAAGGGCCTCGCCGCTTATACGAAGAAAGAATCGATTGGCGAGATGCGCCATGCGGAAGCGGCCATGGAACGGATTCTGTTCCTGGACGCCCTGCCGAATATGCAGGAGCTATTCCAGCTCAAGATTGGCCAGAACGTGAAGCAGATGCATGAGAACGATCTGCAGCTGGAGTACGACGCGGTGGCGCGTCTGAACAAGGCAATTGCGGCCGCTGTTGCTGCTGGTGACAATGGAAGCCGTGAGCTCTTTGAACGCATCCTGACGGACGAAGAAGAGCATGTTGATTTCCTCGAAGCGCAGCTGACTTTGATCGAGCAGATGGGGCTTCCCAACTACCTCGCGCAACAGTTGGGCGACGATCTCGGCAAGTCTTAG
- a CDS encoding PIG-L family deacetylase: protein MRSAVLLLVLAIALPSQRTFSGAPEVKQALDKLTVVGSVMMIAAHPDDENTGVIAYYARGKKVRTAYLALNRGEGGQNLIGSDQGVDIGVIRTQELLAARRIDGGEQFFTRAIDFGFSKSAKETLDFWGKEKVLGDVVWAIRKFRPDVIIRRFSGTPSDGHGHHQASALLADEAFGAAADPKRFPEQLQYVEPWQAKRLVWNAFGPGGPPEPAGAASAARVSIDMGEFDPYLGYSYGEIAGWSRSQHRSQAMGAAERKGSQPTYFINIKGDPASKDLFDGIDTTWNRIPGGTKIGELLTRASKEYHPAKPTAILPYLLEARALLAPKKDYYSTIKLHDLDEAIALVAGLWVEFQADKYVAVQGTTSKMKLAAIERNDATITLQSASFRGATGVAPFSKETKLVDNTMLSIPLDWNLSQDAALTQPYYLIEPRTESSFTVNDRSVLGLPQGPAPVVATIKFLVNGTEIELTRGVTHRYVDRSAGELTRPVTIVAPISVRLTEDALVFPAAEARKVEVVLKANQPNRKGSLKLNVPAGWKTDPATLDFNIAAADEEKTLSFVVTPPREASLASVTAVATIDGREYTHGTHVIQYSHIPPQTLAPLAKSKLVRFDAKVLSKRIGYIMGAGDEVPDALRQLGCEVILLSDTDLTTGRLGQFDAIVTGVRAYNTRPDLRANAQRIFDDYVAKGGTFIVQYNVVEGGFFGGDPSILSKVGPYPITTSRDRVTDEHAAVQFPKVDQRLLQFPNQIGEKDFDGWVQERGLYFANKWDDHYQPLFSMHDPGENPMLGGTLVTKYGQGNYIFTPMSWFRQLPAGVPGAYRIFANFLSAGKN, encoded by the coding sequence ATGCGTTCCGCCGTCCTACTCCTAGTTCTGGCTATTGCCCTTCCTTCCCAACGTACATTTAGTGGTGCGCCCGAAGTAAAACAGGCTCTCGATAAGCTCACAGTAGTTGGCAGCGTGATGATGATTGCCGCTCATCCGGATGATGAAAATACGGGTGTGATTGCCTACTATGCGCGCGGCAAAAAAGTGCGTACGGCTTATCTGGCCTTGAATCGGGGAGAGGGTGGACAGAACCTGATCGGCTCCGACCAAGGAGTGGATATCGGAGTGATTCGCACCCAGGAACTGCTTGCTGCGCGGCGCATTGACGGTGGCGAACAATTTTTTACACGTGCGATCGACTTTGGGTTTTCCAAGTCCGCCAAAGAGACCTTGGACTTCTGGGGCAAAGAGAAGGTTCTTGGCGATGTGGTCTGGGCGATTCGTAAGTTCCGTCCGGATGTCATCATCCGGCGTTTCTCGGGTACACCTTCCGATGGCCACGGACATCACCAAGCCTCGGCGCTGCTAGCCGATGAAGCCTTTGGCGCCGCTGCGGATCCCAAGCGTTTTCCGGAGCAGTTGCAGTATGTCGAGCCCTGGCAGGCTAAGCGCTTAGTGTGGAATGCCTTTGGTCCTGGTGGACCGCCGGAGCCGGCTGGCGCTGCAAGTGCAGCCCGGGTGAGCATCGATATGGGCGAGTTCGATCCGTATCTTGGCTATAGCTATGGCGAGATTGCCGGTTGGAGCCGGAGCCAGCATCGCAGCCAGGCAATGGGTGCGGCGGAACGGAAGGGCTCGCAACCAACCTATTTCATCAACATCAAGGGCGACCCGGCGAGCAAAGATTTGTTTGACGGAATCGACACCACCTGGAATCGGATTCCTGGCGGCACAAAGATCGGAGAGCTGCTCACCCGCGCTTCGAAGGAATACCATCCCGCAAAGCCAACGGCGATCCTGCCTTATCTGCTGGAAGCTCGCGCGTTGCTGGCTCCGAAAAAGGATTATTACAGCACGATCAAGTTGCACGATCTCGATGAGGCCATTGCATTGGTTGCAGGTCTCTGGGTGGAGTTCCAGGCGGATAAGTATGTCGCGGTGCAGGGAACGACGTCGAAGATGAAGCTGGCGGCGATTGAACGCAACGATGCGACGATCACGCTGCAATCGGCAAGCTTTCGTGGCGCGACCGGTGTTGCGCCATTCTCCAAAGAAACAAAGCTGGTGGACAATACGATGCTCAGCATCCCGCTCGACTGGAATCTGAGCCAGGATGCAGCGCTGACGCAGCCGTATTATCTGATTGAACCTCGGACAGAGTCGAGCTTTACGGTGAATGATCGTAGCGTACTGGGCTTGCCCCAAGGACCGGCTCCGGTTGTCGCGACGATCAAGTTTCTTGTCAATGGCACAGAGATTGAGCTCACACGTGGCGTGACCCATCGCTATGTCGATCGCAGTGCGGGGGAACTCACCCGGCCTGTGACCATCGTGGCTCCTATTTCCGTACGTTTGACGGAGGATGCGCTCGTGTTTCCGGCCGCAGAAGCGCGCAAAGTGGAAGTGGTGCTGAAGGCAAATCAGCCGAATCGCAAAGGGAGCCTGAAGCTGAATGTCCCCGCGGGATGGAAGACCGATCCGGCGACTCTCGATTTCAATATCGCAGCGGCAGATGAAGAAAAGACCTTGAGCTTTGTGGTGACGCCGCCCCGTGAGGCGTCACTGGCGAGCGTGACGGCTGTGGCCACGATCGACGGCCGTGAATATACCCATGGAACGCATGTGATCCAGTACTCGCATATTCCGCCGCAGACTCTGGCGCCGCTGGCCAAGTCGAAGTTGGTGCGTTTCGATGCGAAGGTATTGTCGAAGCGGATTGGCTACATTATGGGCGCCGGCGATGAAGTTCCGGATGCGTTGCGGCAACTGGGTTGTGAAGTGATTCTGTTGAGCGATACCGATCTGACCACTGGGCGGCTGGGTCAGTTTGATGCAATTGTCACCGGCGTGCGCGCCTACAACACGCGGCCTGATCTGCGGGCGAACGCACAACGCATTTTTGATGACTACGTTGCCAAGGGCGGCACCTTCATCGTGCAATATAACGTTGTAGAAGGTGGATTCTTTGGTGGCGATCCGAGCATCTTAAGCAAGGTGGGCCCTTATCCAATTACGACCTCGCGTGACCGCGTGACCGATGAACATGCCGCCGTGCAGTTTCCCAAAGTCGATCAGCGGCTGCTGCAGTTCCCGAACCAGATTGGGGAAAAGGACTTCGACGGGTGGGTGCAGGAGCGTGGTCTTTACTTTGCCAACAAATGGGATGACCACTACCAGCCGTTGTTCTCAATGCATGACCCGGGCGAAAATCCGATGCTCGGTGGTACGCTGGTGACGAAGTACGGGCAGGGCAATTACATCTTTACGCCGATGTCGTGGTTCCGTCAGCTTCCTGCGGGCGTGCCCGGAGCCTATCGCATCTTCGCGAATTTCCTCAGTGCGGGTAAGAACTGA